In Nevskiales bacterium, the following proteins share a genomic window:
- a CDS encoding aminotransferase class V-fold PLP-dependent enzyme codes for RNGHDRQCLAGILNVSFGGVEGEALLADLDGLSVSSGSACTSASAEPSYVLRALGRSDELAQASLRFSLGRWTTAAEVDAAVAQVSATVERLRALSPLWPATDWPAAVRRA; via the coding sequence GGCGCAACGGCCACGACCGCCAGTGCCTGGCGGGCATTCTGAATGTCAGCTTCGGCGGCGTGGAGGGCGAAGCGCTGCTGGCCGACCTGGACGGGCTGTCGGTGTCGAGCGGTTCGGCCTGCACCTCGGCCAGCGCCGAGCCGTCCTATGTGCTGCGGGCGCTGGGCCGTTCCGACGAACTGGCCCAGGCCAGCCTGCGCTTCAGCCTCGGCCGCTGGACCACGGCGGCCGAGGTGGATGCCGCCGTCGCGCAGGTCTCGGCCACGGTCGAGCGCCTGCGCGCGCTGTCGCCGCTATGGCCGGCCACCGATTGGCCGGCTGCGGTACGCCGGGCTTGA
- a CDS encoding iron-sulfur cluster assembly accessory protein, whose protein sequence is MAIQLTEAAAKRIQEQIGKRGRGLGLRVGVKPSGCSGYSYVIDYADEIKPDDQVFEAHGARLVVDAKSLPILAGSTLDFRREGLNQMFRFLNPNAKDACGCGESFSV, encoded by the coding sequence ATGGCCATACAGTTGACGGAAGCGGCGGCCAAGCGCATCCAGGAACAGATCGGCAAACGCGGCCGCGGCCTCGGCCTGCGTGTGGGCGTGAAGCCCTCCGGCTGCAGCGGCTATTCCTACGTGATTGATTACGCGGATGAAATCAAGCCGGACGACCAGGTGTTCGAGGCTCATGGGGCGCGTCTGGTGGTGGACGCCAAGAGCCTGCCGATCCTGGCCGGCAGCACCCTGGATTTCCGGCGCGAGGGCCTGAACCAGATGTTCCGCTTCCTCAACCCGAACGCCAAGGATGCCTGCGGTTGCGGCGAAAGCTTCAGCGTCTAG
- the pilW gene encoding type IV pilus biogenesis/stability protein PilW — protein sequence MTQRRWLWLLPVLLVVGCVAGQSARKEGNPRESARLNAQMGIEYLRKGDIELAREKLLKAVDQDEDNAEAHGALGLLYANTGELRKAEKHYEKSLNLRPDDPSVLNNYGAMLCAQGKYEKADLQFRRASQNSRYQTPEVALTNAGVCARKMPDDARAEGYFREALRLNPNFADALGQMALLSADQARYLNARGFLQRYESLKAPMTREMLLLGLRIELALGDRAAAQRYAQTLQNEYPESAYDNSLDGGSSHP from the coding sequence ATGACACAGCGCAGATGGCTATGGCTGTTGCCGGTGCTGCTGGTGGTCGGTTGCGTCGCGGGCCAGTCGGCCCGGAAAGAAGGCAATCCGCGCGAGTCGGCGCGGCTCAACGCGCAGATGGGCATCGAGTACCTGCGCAAGGGCGACATCGAGCTGGCGCGCGAGAAGCTGCTCAAGGCCGTGGACCAGGACGAGGACAACGCCGAGGCGCATGGTGCGCTGGGGCTGCTGTACGCCAACACCGGCGAGCTGCGCAAGGCCGAGAAGCACTACGAGAAGTCGCTGAACCTGCGTCCCGACGATCCCAGCGTGCTGAACAACTACGGCGCCATGCTCTGTGCCCAGGGCAAGTACGAAAAGGCCGACCTGCAGTTCCGCCGTGCGAGCCAGAACAGTCGTTATCAGACGCCCGAGGTGGCACTGACCAATGCCGGCGTGTGCGCACGCAAGATGCCGGACGACGCCAGGGCGGAAGGCTATTTCCGCGAGGCGCTGAGGCTCAACCCGAATTTTGCGGATGCGCTGGGACAGATGGCCCTGCTCAGCGCCGACCAGGCGCGCTATCTCAACGCGCGCGGTTTCCTGCAACGCTATGAAAGCCTCAAGGCACCCATGACCCGCGAGATGCTGTTGCTCGGTCTGCGCATCGAGCTGGCGCTCGGCGACCGCGCAGCCGCGCAGCGTTACGCGCAGACCCTGCAGAACGAGTACCCCGAGAGCGCCTACGACAACAGCCTCGACGGCGGTTCTTCCCACCCGTAA
- the rlmN gene encoding 23S rRNA (adenine(2503)-C(2))-methyltransferase RlmN, which produces MTRAGVNAKINLLGLDRAALRALFQQAGEKPFRADQLMQWIYQRGVTDFDAMSNLAKSLRGWLHENAEVRLPELVAEQTSQDGTRKWVLRLDGGNAVETVFIPEAGRGTLCISSQVGCAMDCSFCSTGKQGLNRNMSAAEIVSQVWFAKRTLGWGGPTERVISNVVFMGMGEPLANFDAVLPAINILLDDFGFGLSKRRVTVSTSGLVPFMDRLRESADVALAVSLHAPNDTLRNELVPINRKYPIAELLAACRRYTDGKDRRLRVLYEYVMLDGVNDHEAHARELARLLRDLPAKVNLIPFNPFPQTQYRRSRPEAIERFQQVLLAHGIMTTTRRTRGDDIDAACGQLVGRVQSRQRRSLGEVAVKFGRPGGLQA; this is translated from the coding sequence ATGACGCGCGCCGGGGTCAACGCCAAGATCAACCTGCTGGGTCTGGACCGGGCCGCACTGCGCGCGCTGTTTCAGCAGGCCGGCGAGAAGCCCTTCCGCGCCGACCAGCTGATGCAATGGATCTACCAGCGCGGCGTCACCGATTTCGACGCGATGAGCAATCTGGCCAAGTCGCTGCGCGGCTGGCTGCACGAGAACGCCGAGGTGCGGCTGCCGGAGCTGGTGGCCGAGCAGACCTCGCAGGACGGCACGCGCAAGTGGGTGCTGCGGCTGGACGGCGGCAACGCGGTGGAAACCGTGTTCATCCCCGAGGCGGGCAGGGGCACGCTGTGCATTTCCTCGCAGGTCGGCTGCGCCATGGACTGCAGCTTCTGCTCCACCGGCAAGCAGGGCCTCAACCGCAACATGAGCGCGGCCGAGATCGTCAGCCAGGTGTGGTTCGCCAAGCGCACGCTCGGCTGGGGCGGGCCGACCGAGCGCGTCATCTCCAACGTCGTGTTCATGGGCATGGGCGAGCCGCTGGCCAATTTCGACGCGGTGCTGCCGGCCATCAACATCCTGCTGGACGACTTCGGCTTCGGCCTGTCCAAGCGGCGCGTGACGGTTTCGACCTCCGGCCTGGTGCCGTTCATGGACCGGCTGCGTGAGAGCGCGGACGTGGCGCTGGCCGTGTCGCTGCACGCGCCGAACGACACGCTGCGCAACGAGCTGGTGCCGATCAACCGCAAGTACCCGATCGCGGAGCTGCTGGCCGCCTGCCGGCGCTACACCGACGGCAAGGACCGCCGCCTGCGCGTGCTGTACGAGTACGTGATGCTCGACGGCGTCAATGACCACGAGGCGCATGCGCGCGAGCTGGCGCGGCTGCTGCGCGACCTGCCGGCCAAGGTCAACCTGATCCCGTTCAACCCCTTCCCGCAGACGCAGTACCGGCGCTCGCGCCCCGAGGCGATCGAGCGCTTCCAGCAGGTCCTGCTCGCGCATGGCATCATGACCACGACGCGGCGCACGCGTGGCGACGACATCGACGCCGCCTGCGGCCAGCTGGTGGGCCGGGTGCAGAGCCGCCAGCGGCGCAGTCTGGGCGAGGTCGCGGTCAAGTTCGGCCGCCCTGGGGGTTTGCAGGCATGA
- a CDS encoding helix-turn-helix domain-containing protein has product MSAADAAQAAAEAQRSAVSPGELLRRARESLNLTISDLAGQTRLSRAVLEALENNDFANLAMPVYVRGYFRKCAHVLNLPEERLLQAYADWTGTPLKPQPLPVTVSVPPREYASARRTPSWRYVLIIAVVIGAVLWW; this is encoded by the coding sequence ATGTCCGCAGCCGATGCCGCGCAGGCTGCTGCCGAAGCGCAGCGCAGCGCGGTCAGCCCCGGCGAGCTGCTGCGCCGCGCGCGCGAGTCGCTCAACCTGACCATCAGCGACCTGGCCGGCCAGACGCGCCTGTCGCGCGCGGTGCTCGAGGCGCTGGAGAACAACGATTTCGCCAACCTGGCCATGCCGGTGTACGTGCGTGGCTACTTCCGCAAGTGTGCGCATGTGCTCAACCTGCCGGAGGAGCGGTTGCTGCAGGCCTATGCCGACTGGACCGGCACGCCGCTCAAGCCGCAGCCGCTGCCGGTGACGGTCAGCGTGCCGCCGCGCGAGTACGCCAGTGCGCGCCGCACGCCATCCTGGCGCTATGTGCTGATCATCGCGGTGGTGATCGGTGCCGTGCTGTGGTGGTT
- the ndk gene encoding nucleoside-diphosphate kinase encodes MAVERTLSIIKPDAVAKNVIGQILARFEQAGLRIVAAKMKQLSRAEAEGFYAVHRERPFFKPLVDFMISGPVMIQVLEGDNAILKNRELMGATDPKKAAPGTIRADFAQSIDANAVHGSDAPETAAFEIGYFFSQTELCPR; translated from the coding sequence ATGGCCGTCGAACGCACCCTTTCCATCATCAAGCCGGATGCCGTCGCCAAGAACGTCATCGGCCAGATCCTGGCCCGTTTCGAACAGGCCGGCCTGAGGATCGTTGCCGCCAAGATGAAACAGCTGTCCCGTGCCGAGGCCGAGGGTTTCTACGCGGTGCACCGGGAGCGGCCGTTCTTCAAGCCGCTGGTGGACTTCATGATTTCGGGGCCGGTCATGATCCAGGTGCTGGAGGGCGACAATGCCATCCTCAAGAACCGTGAGCTGATGGGCGCCACCGACCCGAAGAAGGCCGCACCCGGTACGATCCGCGCCGACTTCGCGCAGTCCATCGACGCCAACGCCGTGCACGGCTCCGACGCGCCGGAAACTGCGGCCTTCGAGATCGGCTATTTCTTCAGCCAGACGGAGCTGTGTCCGCGTTAG
- a CDS encoding iron-sulfur cluster assembly scaffold protein, producing the protein MQPHYSPEVWHRFRAPRHAGVLVGAGVYRGEARTPASRAVLRLYLEVAAGHIRRARFQAFGCPSTIAAGDWLCERLEQRSLAEVSGLAAAELAEALALAPERRHCAVLAEDALRAGLQAWQSQAKIKVS; encoded by the coding sequence ATGCAGCCCCATTACAGCCCCGAGGTCTGGCACCGCTTCCGTGCGCCGCGCCATGCCGGCGTCCTGGTGGGCGCCGGCGTATACCGGGGCGAGGCGCGCACGCCCGCGTCCAGGGCGGTGCTGCGCCTGTACCTGGAGGTCGCCGCGGGTCACATCCGCCGCGCGCGCTTCCAGGCGTTCGGCTGCCCGTCCACGATCGCCGCGGGCGACTGGCTGTGCGAGCGCCTGGAGCAGCGCAGCCTGGCGGAGGTCTCGGGCCTGGCGGCCGCCGAGCTGGCCGAGGCCCTGGCACTGGCCCCGGAGCGACGGCATTGCGCCGTGCTGGCCGAGGATGCACTGCGGGCCGGGCTGCAGGCATGGCAATCGCAGGCGAAAATTAAAGTGTCATGA